In Chromatiales bacterium, the following are encoded in one genomic region:
- a CDS encoding SulP family inorganic anion transporter has translation MYRLATFTENVRGDLFGGVTAAIVALPLALAFGISSGAGPVAGLYGAILVGFFAAVFGGTPSQVSGPTGPMTVVMATVITQAMAEHPDSGLAIAFTTVFIAGLLQIAMGAMKLGRYIILVPYPVISGFMSGIGVIIILLQLGPLMGLPGASGVVAAVRALPEQLANIHWGAAALGVLTIALVFIWRGRVNRRLPAPLLALIVGTVIATFADPQQTIARIGAIPSGLPGLNLPAFEPALLREIVTNSIMLAVLGAIDSLLTSLVADNITATQHDSDQELIGQGLGNAAAGLLGALPGAGATMRTVINIRSGGRGPLSGATHAVLLLAIALGLGRWFEGIPLVVLAGILIKVGVDIIDWPFLRRLHRLPAFSIALMLLVLVLTVFVDLITAVFVGVFIKNIVTIEKLSSFELDSVVLSDGRINADRLTAAEREFLAGHEGDALLMRVSGSLSYGVGRSLSMRLRRFPNVKQLVIDFTGASIIGVSTALIVEDLIEKALQRGADVRVVCAHSRTMADLEKLGVMQRLGTERCFRTLEHALRRLTPVT, from the coding sequence TGGTCGGGTTTTTTGCCGCCGTGTTCGGCGGCACGCCCAGCCAGGTCTCCGGCCCCACCGGCCCGATGACGGTCGTAATGGCGACGGTCATCACACAAGCCATGGCCGAACACCCGGACTCCGGCCTTGCGATTGCGTTCACGACGGTGTTCATCGCCGGCCTGCTGCAGATCGCGATGGGCGCGATGAAGCTTGGCCGATACATCATCCTGGTGCCCTACCCGGTGATCTCCGGGTTCATGTCCGGCATCGGCGTCATCATCATTCTGCTGCAACTCGGGCCGCTGATGGGCCTGCCAGGCGCCTCCGGCGTGGTCGCGGCCGTACGTGCGCTTCCGGAACAGCTCGCGAACATTCACTGGGGTGCCGCGGCACTCGGCGTACTGACGATCGCGCTGGTTTTCATCTGGCGCGGCCGCGTCAACCGGCGCCTGCCGGCGCCGCTGCTGGCGTTGATCGTTGGTACCGTAATCGCCACGTTCGCGGATCCACAGCAGACCATCGCGCGCATCGGTGCAATCCCGTCCGGGCTGCCCGGCCTCAATCTGCCGGCGTTTGAACCCGCGCTGCTTCGCGAAATCGTGACCAACTCGATCATGCTCGCCGTGCTCGGCGCGATCGACTCGCTGCTGACCTCATTGGTCGCTGACAACATCACGGCCACGCAGCACGACTCCGACCAGGAACTCATCGGCCAGGGTCTGGGCAATGCCGCCGCTGGCCTGCTCGGGGCACTACCCGGCGCCGGCGCGACCATGCGCACGGTGATCAACATCCGTTCCGGGGGCCGCGGACCGCTCTCCGGCGCGACGCATGCCGTGCTGCTGCTGGCAATCGCGCTCGGGCTTGGTCGCTGGTTCGAGGGCATTCCGCTGGTCGTGCTCGCCGGCATTCTGATCAAGGTCGGCGTGGACATCATCGACTGGCCCTTCCTGCGTCGTCTGCACCGCCTGCCCGCGTTCTCGATCGCGCTGATGCTTCTGGTGCTGGTGCTGACCGTGTTCGTCGATCTGATCACCGCGGTGTTCGTCGGCGTGTTCATCAAGAACATCGTGACGATCGAAAAGCTCTCGAGCTTCGAACTGGATTCGGTGGTGCTCAGCGACGGCCGCATCAATGCCGACCGCCTGACCGCGGCCGAGCGTGAGTTTCTGGCCGGCCACGAGGGCGATGCACTCTTGATGCGCGTCAGCGGCTCGCTCAGTTACGGCGTCGGGCGCAGCCTGAGCATGCGCCTGCGCCGCTTTCCGAATGTAAAGCAGCTGGTCATCGACTTCACGGGCGCGTCGATCATCGGCGTTTCAACGGCATTGATTGTCGAGGACCTGATCGAAAAGGCCCTGCAACGCGGCGCCGATGTGCGCGTGGTCTGCGCGCACAGTCGCACGATGGCGGACCTCGAGAAGCTCGGCGTGATGCAGCGGCTTGGCACCGAGCGCTGTTTCAGGACGCTGGAACACGCCCTGCGCAGGCTCACGCCGGTGACCTGA
- a CDS encoding glycosyltransferase family 4 protein: MPPDQDPAQSYPDPNGAAKRPLHVVQVLPALDAGGVERGTLEVAGALVRAGHRSTVIAAGGRLAESLVKAGSEHLDWPVGEKRLSTLRWIARLRDWLRAERPDILHLRSRLPAWIAYLAWRGLPAQGRPRLVTTVHGPYTVNRYSTVMTRGERVIAVSETIRDYILANYPRIDPARIRVIPRGVSRAEFPYGYRPDSRWQAQWKARFPQLAGRFVVTLPARITRWKGQETFIDLIEALRGDGVDAHGLVVGGIEPRRRAYAEALRARIHARRLDEHISLLGHRSDLREVLAISNAVVSLSNEPEAFGRTTIEALSLGRPVAGYDHGGVGEQLREVFPQGAVKPGDLSGMIWLLTRWANAPSVVPAEHPYTLERMLTATLELYSELARVTETG; this comes from the coding sequence ATGCCCCCAGATCAAGACCCGGCGCAATCCTACCCCGATCCGAACGGCGCCGCGAAACGGCCGCTGCACGTCGTGCAGGTGCTCCCGGCGCTGGACGCGGGTGGCGTCGAGCGCGGCACGCTGGAGGTGGCCGGGGCCCTGGTCAGGGCGGGTCACCGTTCCACGGTCATCGCGGCCGGCGGAAGACTCGCAGAATCGCTGGTCAAGGCCGGCAGCGAACACCTCGACTGGCCGGTCGGCGAAAAGCGCCTGTCGACGCTGCGCTGGATCGCCCGCCTGCGGGACTGGCTGCGTGCCGAACGGCCGGACATCCTGCACCTGCGTTCGCGCCTGCCGGCCTGGATCGCATACCTCGCCTGGCGCGGACTTCCCGCTCAAGGCCGGCCCCGACTCGTCACGACCGTGCACGGGCCCTACACCGTCAACCGCTACAGCACGGTGATGACCCGCGGGGAGCGCGTCATCGCGGTCTCGGAAACCATCCGCGACTACATCCTGGCGAACTATCCGCGCATCGACCCGGCGCGCATCCGCGTCATTCCGCGCGGGGTCAGTCGTGCCGAATTCCCGTACGGCTACCGGCCGGACTCACGCTGGCAAGCACAATGGAAGGCCCGGTTTCCGCAGCTTGCGGGGCGTTTCGTCGTAACCCTGCCGGCGCGGATCACGCGCTGGAAGGGGCAGGAGACGTTCATCGACCTGATCGAGGCGCTGCGTGGCGACGGCGTGGACGCCCATGGTCTCGTCGTCGGCGGCATCGAGCCGCGCCGACGCGCCTACGCCGAGGCACTGCGCGCGCGGATCCATGCGCGCAGACTCGACGAACACATCAGCCTGCTCGGCCACCGCAGCGATCTGCGCGAGGTGCTTGCGATCTCGAATGCCGTGGTTTCACTTTCCAACGAACCGGAGGCGTTCGGACGGACGACGATCGAGGCGCTGAGCCTTGGACGGCCGGTCGCGGGTTATGACCATGGCGGCGTCGGCGAGCAGTTGCGTGAAGTGTTCCCGCAAGGCGCCGTGAAGCCCGGCGACCTGTCGGGCATGATCTGGCTTCTGACGCGCTGGGCCAACGCCCCGTCCGTCGTCCCCGCCGAACACCCGTACACGCTGGAACGCATGCTTACGGCGACGCTGGAGCTCTATTCAGAGCTTGCCAGGGTCACAGAGACTGGCTGA
- a CDS encoding sulfotransferase, with protein sequence MAHNTVSQNSIDDFFVCIGAQKAGTTWLASVLARHPEVFFTPVKEIHYFDSVHLGSRHLSEALRAVRLRKFYRRLAANPGRLRELAAQRRWYRDYRRGPIDDAWYVRLFDRAHRGSAWLAGEATPEYAALGQAGLTHLSGLAPRARLLFIMREPVARAWSAVQHHCRRRRVRAEALTVEAVDAIVNDAEFVQLGDYAATLSALAAVFGPAQVWLGFHEDLHEDRQAAIEGICGFLSIPAAPLLNLPLGRRVNRSRNVEPPAAVRAHLREICRPTVDAVAARLGRVPDVWLREFD encoded by the coding sequence GTGGCACACAATACGGTATCTCAAAACTCGATCGACGACTTCTTCGTCTGCATCGGCGCCCAGAAGGCCGGCACGACCTGGCTGGCCAGCGTGCTGGCGCGGCATCCCGAGGTGTTCTTCACGCCGGTCAAGGAGATCCACTATTTCGATAGCGTGCACCTCGGTTCACGTCATCTGTCGGAGGCGTTGCGCGCGGTTCGGCTGCGCAAGTTTTACCGGCGACTAGCGGCAAATCCGGGGCGTCTTCGGGAACTGGCTGCGCAGCGGCGCTGGTACCGCGATTATCGGCGCGGACCGATCGACGACGCATGGTATGTGCGCCTCTTTGATCGGGCGCATCGCGGTTCGGCCTGGCTCGCCGGTGAGGCGACGCCGGAGTATGCGGCGCTTGGCCAGGCCGGACTGACGCATCTCAGCGGGCTTGCGCCGCGTGCAAGGCTTCTGTTCATCATGCGCGAGCCCGTCGCACGTGCCTGGTCCGCCGTTCAGCACCACTGCCGCCGCCGCCGCGTGCGCGCCGAAGCCCTGACGGTCGAGGCGGTTGATGCCATCGTCAACGACGCGGAGTTCGTGCAGCTCGGCGATTACGCGGCCACGCTGTCTGCGTTGGCCGCCGTGTTTGGGCCCGCGCAGGTCTGGCTGGGGTTCCACGAGGATCTGCATGAGGATCGCCAGGCCGCGATAGAGGGCATTTGCGGGTTCCTTTCGATCCCTGCGGCGCCGCTCTTGAACCTGCCTTTGGGCCGGCGGGTCAATCGCTCGCGCAACGTGGAACCGCCGGCCGCGGTGCGCGCGCACCTGCGGGAGATCTGCCGACCGACGGTGGATGCCGTGGCGGCACGGCTGGGGCGGGTTCCGGACGTCTGGTTGCGCGAGTTCGACTGA
- a CDS encoding O-antigen ligase family protein, producing MRTEPLRVRVARGMDAFAARPWAPAVLIAGCVAMLPLRLGVETLVAMLTLIGLALIWSRGPAWWARDPAARRFGLWFLALWLPMCTALPDAVDPTNAWRVTLGFARLYWAGLAVIFFFAQVHTRERFQRLVAVVVGFWIVDALIQAAFGRDLFGLEYPEFRLNGIFGDNLKLGIVLAAWSPIALLVAHARGWGALRLTALVAVTVVVFLSNGRTAWLLFGVVVLGYLVWQWRSGGRRPWRQGLMAVVFLAALVTAGYHFSERIAWRIDQTVALLGGDSGSVSHALSNRPVIWSVASRIVAAHPINGVGPRGFRTAYLDHAEPDDRFVELYKGTQGAHHPHMQWLEVLTETGLIGLAGLLLALFWLLRAWLKASAARRAQSLPYALAVLAAFFPLNSTLALYSAFWSQNVLLIVALYFAVIAREDANAVRS from the coding sequence GTGCGTACTGAGCCGCTTCGCGTTCGGGTCGCCCGGGGTATGGACGCGTTTGCCGCCCGGCCCTGGGCCCCGGCCGTGCTGATCGCCGGGTGCGTCGCGATGCTACCCCTGCGCCTTGGCGTGGAGACGCTCGTCGCGATGCTCACGCTGATCGGGCTCGCGCTGATCTGGAGCCGCGGTCCTGCCTGGTGGGCGCGCGACCCGGCCGCCAGACGCTTCGGTCTGTGGTTTCTCGCCCTGTGGCTGCCGATGTGTACGGCGCTGCCCGATGCTGTCGACCCCACGAATGCGTGGCGGGTGACCCTGGGATTCGCGCGGCTGTACTGGGCCGGCCTGGCCGTGATCTTTTTCTTCGCGCAGGTGCATACACGCGAGCGGTTTCAGCGGCTGGTCGCCGTGGTCGTCGGGTTCTGGATCGTCGACGCCCTGATTCAGGCCGCATTCGGCCGCGATCTGTTCGGGCTCGAATACCCCGAGTTCCGCCTGAACGGCATATTCGGCGACAACCTCAAGCTCGGCATCGTGCTGGCGGCGTGGTCGCCGATCGCGTTGCTGGTCGCGCATGCACGTGGTTGGGGCGCGCTGCGCCTGACCGCGCTGGTCGCGGTGACCGTCGTGGTGTTCCTGTCGAATGGTCGGACGGCCTGGCTGCTGTTCGGCGTGGTGGTACTCGGCTACCTCGTCTGGCAGTGGCGGTCCGGCGGCCGGCGACCGTGGCGCCAGGGGTTGATGGCCGTGGTGTTTCTCGCGGCGCTGGTCACTGCCGGCTACCACTTCTCCGAGCGGATCGCATGGCGAATCGACCAGACGGTCGCTTTGCTCGGCGGCGATTCCGGTTCGGTCAGCCATGCCCTCAGCAATCGCCCGGTGATCTGGTCGGTCGCCTCGCGCATCGTGGCCGCGCACCCGATCAACGGCGTCGGGCCGCGGGGTTTCCGTACCGCATATCTCGACCATGCCGAACCTGACGACAGGTTCGTGGAGCTCTACAAGGGCACGCAGGGCGCGCATCACCCGCACATGCAGTGGCTGGAGGTGCTGACCGAGACCGGCCTGATCGGGCTCGCTGGTCTTCTGTTGGCATTGTTCTGGCTTCTGCGGGCATGGCTGAAGGCGTCCGCGGCGCGACGCGCGCAGTCGTTGCCATATGCGCTCGCGGTGCTGGCGGCCTTCTTTCCCCTGAACAGCACGCTGGCGCTGTATTCGGCGTTCTGGTCGCAGAACGTGCTGTTGATCGTGGCGCTGTATTTCGCCGTGATTGCGCGTGAGGATGCGAACGCTGTGAGGTCTTGA